A single window of Lynx canadensis isolate LIC74 chromosome C2, mLynCan4.pri.v2, whole genome shotgun sequence DNA harbors:
- the CLDND1 gene encoding claudin domain-containing protein 1 has product MDNRFATAFVIACVLSLISTIYMAASIGTDFWYEYRSPVQENSSDLAKSIWTDFESDEADEKTYNDALFRFNGTVGLWRRCITIPPNTYWYSPPERTESFDVTKCMSFTLNEQFMEKFVDPGNHNSGIDLLRTYLWRCQFLLPFVSLGLMCFGAVIGLCACICRSLYPTIATGILHLLAGLCTLGSVSCYVAGIELLHQKLELPENVSGEFGWSFCLACVSAPLQFMASALFIWAAHTNRKEYTLMKAYRVA; this is encoded by the exons ATGGATAACCGTTTTGCTACAGCATTTGTAATTGCTTGTGTGCTTAGCCTCATTTCCACCATCTACATGGCAGCCTCGATTGGCACAGACTTCTGGTATGAATATCGAAGTCCAGTTCAAGAAAATTCCAGTGATTTGGCCAAAAGCATCTGGACCGACTTCGAGAGTGATGAGGCAGATGAAAAGACTTATAATGATGCGCTTTTCCGATTTAATGGCACAGTGGGATTGTGGAGACGGTGTATCACTATACCTCCAAACACATATTGGTATAGCCCACCAGAAAGGACAg AGTCATTTGATGTCACAAAATGCATGAGTTTCACGCTAAATGAGCAGTTCATGGAGAAATTTGTTGATCCTGGAAACCACAATAGTGGAATTGATCTGCTTCGGACCT aTCTTTGGCGTTGCCAGTTCCTCTTACCTTTTGTCAGTCTGGGTTTGATGTGCTTTGGAGCCGTAATTGGACTTTGTGCTTGCATCTGCCGGAGTTTGTATCCCACCATTGCCACAGGCATTCTGCATCTCCTTGCAG GGCTGTGCACACTGGGCTCAGTGAGTTGTTATGTTGCTGGGATTGAACTACTCCACCAGAAACTAGAACTACCTGAGAACGTGTCTGGTGAATTTGGATGGTCCTTCTGCCTGGCGTGTGTCTCAGCTCCCCTACAGTTCATGGCTTCTGCCCTCTTCATCTGGGCTGCTCACACCAATCGGAAAGAGTACACCTTAATGAAGGCCTATCGTGTGGCATGA